The Mauremys mutica isolate MM-2020 ecotype Southern chromosome 1, ASM2049712v1, whole genome shotgun sequence genome has a segment encoding these proteins:
- the LOC123361855 gene encoding uncharacterized protein LOC123361855 — protein MSFTVKFVDDEDGCIQVKEDFICFWSVDNSSGKGLTELFMNILNDNKIKLQECCSQGYDNGVNMKGRNSGIQARIPALNPKAFFVPCGCHSLNLVVSDAALDSVSVFRVLQRIYILVSASINRWKRLTDTVTNLTMKPLSDTSWESYIDSVRPVRYQVTEVYDALMERVQSSKAETRSRHEMQSLMDFVTATTSMRSCLDFVVAYRDERFEDAIPAAKEMAENLGVQPVFKKTRIHRKKRQFGYEGRNEVMGSLEEKFKRGFFCSLIDTVQVSIEESPFVMSGPAWSWPFMMRHWNKQPLRRDPATAVAGSVVSPRPVRVQTVLPSMFDAGVGIMQSWFCACWDSSWVLYTCVLLVLVIWVAMATQHSFSWRSRMALLVSRLRWRGTEDEGEGAKKRRVKQPRDRLCWDPPRRARRATRRRSLRQLLCDNSDCALCNEAARQAERLVYADRASAWVPAGPGSPPTPASGSKGRNLLGRSMWRGLDVLQWCGSRTSMGDQVLPPAQSPFPPSKSRSPPERQAGSRKTECRPPREDEKRLSRPQQAKGSSTEQDECLFCSSLWDETLLRGQEQAQSSSSLQHEPPLLAWELRNGSSQHEPFLPRHKEHPGPAPAQHEPFPPSQAEHGWVGSFLRRGRARSPQAAPQRHVHRPDWVPFLAKSPGGTRMSGRKAKWH, from the exons ATGTCATTTACAGTAAAATTTGTTGATGACGAGGACGGCTGTATCCAAGTAAAAGAAGACTttatctgtttctggtctgtggaCAACTCTTCTGGAAAAGGCCTAACAGAGCTGTTTATGAACATTTTGAATGacaataaaataaagcttcaggaaTGCTGCAGCCAAGGCTATGACAATGGCGtgaacatgaagggaagaaacagtggcATCCAGGCAAGGATCCCTGCACTGAATCCAAAAGCTTTCTTTGTGCcttgtggctgccattccctcaacCTGGTTGTTTCAGATGCAGCATTAGATTCAGTATCTGTCTTCAGAGTTCTGCAAAGGATATACATCCTGGTCTCAGCATCAATTAACAGGTGGAAGAGACTCACAGACACTGTTACAAATCTGACCATGAAGCCTCTAAGTGATACTTCCTGGGAGAGCTACATTGACAGCGTAAGACCAGTGaggtaccaagtgactgaggtttatgATGCCCTGATGGAACGGGTGCAGTCGAGTAAAGCTGAAACCAGAAGCCGACATGAGATGCAAAGCctg ATGGACTTCGTGACCGCTACTACTTCAatgagaagctgccttgattttGTTGTGGCCTACAGAGACGAGAGATTTGAAGATGCTATccctgctgccaaagaaatggcgGAAAACTTAGGAGTTCAGCCTGTCTTCAAGAAAACTCGTATTCATCGgaagaagagacagtttggttATGAGGGCAGAAATGAGGTGATGGGAAGCttggaagaaaaattcaagaggggATTTTTTTGCTCACTCATTGACACTGTTCAAGTGTCCATCGAAGAAAG TCCCTTTGTGATGTCAGGACCCGCCTGGTCCTGGCCCTTTATGATGCGTCACTGGAACAAACAGCCCCTCAGGCGAGATCCAGCCACAGCAGTAGCAGGGAGTGTAGTGTCTCCACGCCCAGTGCGCGTCCAGACCGTCCTCCCCAGCATGTTTGACGCGGGAGTGGGGATCATGCAGAGCTGGTTCTGTGCCTGCTGGGACAGCTCCTGGGTGTTGTACACCTGCGTCCTTCTGGTCCTGGTCATCTGGGTGGCCATGGCGACGCAGCACAGCTTCTCCTGGAGAAGCAGGATG GCTCTTCTGGTCAGCAGGCTCCGGTGGAGGGGGACGGAGGATGAGGGAGAAG GTGCAAAGAAGCGGCGGGTGAAGCAGCCGCGTGACCGGCTGTGCTGGGACCCCCCACGCCGCGCTCGCCGAGCCACCAGGCGCCGCTCCCTCCGCCAGCTGCTGTGTGACAACTCAGACTGCGCCCTGTGCAATGAGGCGGCCCGGCAAGCCGAGCGGCTGGTATACGCAGACAGGGCCAGCGCGTGGGtccctgctgggccagggtcaccTCCCACTCCCGCCTCCGGCTCCAAAGGGAGGAATCTGCTCGGTAGATCCATGTGGAGAGGCCTGGATGTGCTACAATGGTGCGGCTCTAGGACATCTATGGGCGACCAGGTCCTCCCACCAGCGCAGAGCCCCTTCCCACCCAGCaagtcccgctcccctcccgAGCGCCAGGCAGGCAGCCGGAAAACGGAGTGCCGCCCGCCGAGGGAGGATGAGAAGAGGCTGTCCCGCCCACAGCAGGCCAAAGGCTCCTCCACAGAGCAGGACGAATGtctcttctgctcctctctctgggATGAGACTCTCCTTCGCGGGCAAGAGCAGGCCCAGAGCTCCTCTTCTCTACAGCACGAGCCGCCCCTACTCGCTTGGGAGCTGAGAAATGGATCAAGCCAGCACGAGCCATTTCTTCCCAGGCATAAGGAGCAccccggccccgctcctgccCAGCACGAGCCCTTCCCTCCAAGCCAAGCGGAACATGGCTGGGTCGGGAGTTTCCTGCGcagaggcagagcaaggagcCCCCAGGCCGCTCCCCAGAGGCATGTGCATCGCCCCGATTGGGTGCCGTTTCTGGCCAAGTCCCCAGGCGGGACCAGGATGTCAGGGCGGAAGGCCAAATGGCACTGA
- the LOC123372226 gene encoding putative protein FAM205B: MSLAGRPLARVSPGALHVAGRLELAEAETPFLQRDVRASLERHVQVKRLQHTLGLPCILQSALKIFMPPAPKPIARKPLGAGRVVTMPQTLPFLSVGSRTELERHLQRMVHLKRWGLPKRIQESLRLLMPATPPHPRLGPLPSGRWAPRGPGPVTRAAQMPGLRARAPAQASQGPARASRSAPGSHCCRDTRELQGHIARKGLEIRLGALPAVLRSSQKMAALGRRDLLLPKLIPPGCKAPLARHQLCPLLSCKAGSVELNVRHKHIQYLWALPTLYAESLAKMVPCPPVPPAPLLPLGVAIEFCPLETPFMAPEGRELLERHALRKWLQHEWGLPGLVRRSLRCFMPPTRPRPKGSDRPAAMELRVSSGAPPIPLATKRELEAHIRRRVAERRWGLPRRVQESLRGFMPPTTAAPGTHPDTQGRRASQPLRGLSVRRAPRESPSRAAPVGPTAVAVSLAGLLGTAWRQQLSRDTCHQLLERHVTRKNIEIRLGLIPRRAQHSQEAARWVGKLPLPRLIWPGQRSLELRPRELLFLEQAASDHLELNLLHKHLSFRWGLPTLYRQSLAKLFHAGPSPAPPPSSSRAAGTEFTEQELPFLPPGAREELELHVRKKRLQHEWGLPLIIHKSMRGLMGAVPRPGQPKAPPPADSDVAVLQPELSFLSEGSRQELELSLRKRLMHRRWGLPRRIQESVQLLQPASAHAELRPHGPMERDAEGPFLLPWHKSTVHLERGVGKARRVVAAPHPRLSLGRDAQERLQIHVAKKCVETRLGAVPAAVRRSWQRLHLVSQLPLCDGAILAGPN; encoded by the coding sequence ATGTCTCTGGCTGGGAGACCCCTGGCGCGGGTCAGCCCTGGAGCCCTGCATGTGGCCGGCAGGCTCGAATTGGCCGAAGCGGAGACCCCCTTCCTCCAGCGCGACGTCAGGGCGAGTCTCGAGAGGCACGTCCAGGTAAAGAGGCTGCAGCACACCCTGGGGCTGCCCTGCATCCTGCAGAGTGCTTTAAAGATCTTCATGCCCCCAGCACCGAAACCCATCGCACGCAAGCCcttgggggcaggcagggtggtgACGATGCCACAGACCCTGCCCTTCCTGAGCGTCGGCTCCAGGACAGAGCTGGAGCGGCATCTGCAAAGGATGGTGCATCTTAAGAGATGGGGGCTGCCCAAGAGGATCCAGGAGTCCCTGAGGCTGCTGATGCCAGCCACACCTCCACACCCCCGGCTCGGCCCCCTGCCGTCTGGGAGATGGGCTCCAAGGGGGCCAGGCCCAGTGACAAGGGCAGCCCAGATGCCCGGCCTCAGAGCTAGAGCCCCAGCCCAGGCCTCCCAGGGCCCCGCCAGAGCATCCAGATCCGCGCCTGGCTCTCACTGCTGCAGAGACacccgggagctgcaggggcacatTGCCAGGAAGGGCTTGGAAATCAGACTAGGCGCACTGCCCGCCGTGCTGAGGAGCTCTCAGAAAATGGCTGCCCTGGGGCGCAGAGACCTGCTCCTGCCTAAACTGATCCCCCCAGGCTGCAAGGCCCCCCTGGCCCgccaccagctctgccccctgctcagctgcaaGGCGGGCAGCGTGGAGCTCAACGTGAGGCACAAGCACATCCAGTAcctctgggctctccccaccctgTACGCAGAGTCCCTGGCCAAGATGGTGCCCTGCCCGCCCGTGccacccgcccccctgctgcccctgggtgtGGCCATCGAGTTCTGCCCCCTGGAGACCCCCTTCATGGCCCCTGAGGGTCGGGAGCTGCTGGAGAGACATGccctgaggaagtggctgcagcacGAATGGGGCCTGCCGGGCCTGGTGCGGCGATCGCTGAGGTGTTTCATGCCACCCACGCGCCCCAGGCCCAAGGGGAGCGACCGGCCGGCAGCCATGGAGCTCCGTGTCAGCAGCGGGGCCCCTCCCATCCCTCTGGCCACCAAGAGGGAGCTGGAAGCCCACATCCGGCGCAGGGTGGCCGAGAGGAGGTGGGGGCTCCccaggagggtgcaggagtccctGCGGGGCTTCATGCCCCCCACGACCGCAGCTCCGGGGACACATCCAGACACGCAAGGCAGAAGGGCCAGCCAGCCGCTCAGGGGGCTGTCAGTGAGAAGGGCTCCAAGAGAATCACCTTCCAGGGCGGCACCCGTGGGCCCCACAGCGGTGGCTGTCTCCTTAGCCGGGCTCCTGGGAACTGCATGGCGCCAGCAGCTCAGCCGGGACACATGCCACCAGCTGCTGGAGAGACATGTGACCAGGAAAAACATAGAGATTCGTCTGGGCCTGATCCCCCGCAGGGCCCAACACTCACAGGAAGCCGCCCGCTGGGTGGGAAAGCTCCCCTTGCCCCGGCTGATTTGGCCGGGCCAGAGATCCCTGGAGCTGCGGCCCCGGGAGCTGCTCTTCCTGGAGCAGGCGGCCTCAGATCACCTGGAGCTCAACCTTCTCCACAAGCACCTGAGCTTCAGGTGGGGGCTGCCCACGCTCTACCGACAGTCCCTGGCCAAGCTGTTCCACGCAGGCCCCTCGCCCGCCCCGCCACCCTCCAGCTCCCGCGCAGCTGGGACCGAGTTCACGGAGCAGGAGCTGCCCTTCCTCCCACCGGGAGCccgggaggagctggagctgcatgtcaggaagaagaggctgcagcacgAGTGGGGGCTGCCTCTGATCATCCACAAATCCATGCGGGGCCTGATGGGGGCTGTCCCCCGCCCCGGCCAGCCCAAGGCCCCTCCACCGGCCGACAGTGACGTGGCCGTTCTCCAGCCCGAGCTGTCCTTCCTCAGTGAGGGCAGCAGACAAgagctggagctcagcctccgCAAGAGACTCATGCACCGGCGCTGGGGGCTTCCCAGGAGGATCCAGGAGTCGGTGCAGCTGCTTCAACCTGCCTCAGCGCACGCGGAGCTTAGGCCCCACGGCCCCATGGAAAGGGATGCAGAGGGGCCTTTCCTGCTGCCCTGGCACAAGAGCACCGTGCACCTGGAGCGGGGCGTGGGGAAAGCCAGGAGAGTGGTCGCTGCTCCCCACCCACGGCTCAGCCTGGGACGTGACGCTCAGGAGCGGCTGCAGATTCACGTGGCAAAGAAATGTGTGGAGACCCGGCTGGGGGCCGTCCCCGCTGCAGTGAGACGCTCTTGGCAAAGGCTGCATCTCGtgtcccagctgcccctctgtgacggagcgattctggcgggacccaactga